From the Euphorbia lathyris chromosome 6, ddEupLath1.1, whole genome shotgun sequence genome, one window contains:
- the LOC136233780 gene encoding cysteine-rich receptor-like protein kinase 29, translating to MNNLGNYTANSTYRTNLNTLFSSLNSKTSITYGFYNISAGQTSDDKVTAISLCRGDISPEDCRACIGNSTREILEVCPNQKEAIGFYERCSVRFSNRSISGVMETQPTVHIPNAANVSDVNQFNPALQTLLSRLRSRAAAGNSTRKFATGNESAGFETIYGLVQCSPDITEQYCSDCVVSAVRYIPFCCAGRLGARVLKPSCNIRYETYRFYQPALDEAQSEQPFTPDPAMAPNLTKGKSRRTIIIVVVSTVSFLLALVICNIVYLRVQRTSKKIRTMDEISSVESFNLDFETIRLSTDDFSEENKLGEGGFGSVYKGILGDGECIAVKRLSSHSKQGELEFKTEVLVMAKLHHRNLVKLLGFCLKGNERLLIYEFLPNASLDQTLFDRTKSANLDYEKRSKIIGGIAKGLLYLHEDSRHPIIHRDLKASNILLDAEMNPKISDFGLARLFILDQTHSNTSRVVGTFGYMAPEYAIHGQFSFKSDVFSFGVLVLEIVSGRSNTCFSYEEDLLTYAWNNWKAGTPSNIIDQNLRNGSTTDMMRCIHIGLLCVQEAISERPSMASILFMLSSYSCTLPLPSKPSIFIYSNTGSIVSYSRHINITEAQARTPSRNELTVSEMYPR from the exons ATGAACAATTTGGGAAACTACACAGCAAACAGTACCTACAGAACAAACCTCAACACACTCTTCTCCTCCCTCAATTCCAAAACTTCAATCACCTACGGTTTCTACAATATCTCCGCCGGTCAAACCTCCGATGATAAAGTCACCGCAATTTCTCTCTGCAGAGGCGACATTTCGCCGGAGGATTGCCGAGCCTGCATCGGAAACTCCACTCGTGAAATCCTCGAAGTTTGTCCGAATCAGAAAGAGGCGATCGGATTCTACGAAAGATGCTCTGTACGATTCTCCAACAGATCGATTTCCGGTGTAATGGAGACGCAGCCGACGGTTCATATACCGAATGCAGCAAACGTTAGTGATGTGAATCAGTTCAATCCGGCGCTGCAAACGCTGTTGAGCCGACTTCGGAGTAGGGCGGCGGCGGGAAACTCGACGAGGAAATTTGCGACGGGAAATGAGAGTGCCGGATTTGAAACGATTTACGGACTCGTGCAATGCTCGCCGGACATTACAGAGCAATATTGCAGCGATTGTGTTGTTTCTGCTGTTCGATATATTCCGTTTTGTTGCGCCGGAAGATTGGGTGCGAGAGTGCTTAAACCGAGTTGCAATATCAGATATGAGACTTATCGATTTTATCAGCCGGCGCTGGATGAAGCCCAATCAGAACAACCATTTACGCCGGATCCGGCAATGGCTCCTAATCTCACAAAAG GAAAAAGTAGGCGAACGATCATTATTGTTGTCGTTTCAACTGTAAGCTTTCTACTGGCTCTTGTTATATGCAACATAGTTTATTTACGAGTCCAAAGGACAAGTAAAAAAATTCGAA CCATGGATGAAATAAGTAGTGTTGAATCCTTCAACTTGGACTTTGAGACCATTAGACTTTCAACGGATGACTTTTCAGAAGAAAATAAGCTTGGAGAAGGTGGCTTTGGTTCAGTTTACAAG GGTATACTTGGAGATGGAGAATGTATAGCAGTGAAAAGGCTTTCTAGTCATTCCAAACAAGGGGAATTGGAATTTAAAACTGAAGTATTAGTGATGGCTAAACTTCATCACAGAAATCTAGTGAAGCTTCTTGGTTTCTGTTTGAAAGGAAATGAAAGGCTTCTTATCTATGAGTTTCTTCCTAATGCCAGCCTTGATCAAACTCTATTTG ACAGAACAAAGAGTGCAAATTTGGATTACGAAAAACGTTCCAAGATAATTGGAGGAATTGCTAAAGGGCTTCTTTATCTTCATGAGGATTCTCGACATCCAATTATTCACCGCGACCTTAAAGCTAGTAACATTTTGTTAGATGCAGAAATGAATCCTAAAATTTCAGATTTCGGCTTGGCAAGGCTGTTTATATTGGATCAAACTCACAGCAACACGAGTAGAGTTGTCGGAACATT CGGATATATGGCTCCAGAGTATGCAATACATGGACAGTTCTCATTTAAGTCTGATGTGTTCAGTTTTGGTGTACTAGTTTTGGAGATTGTAAGTGGCAGAAGCAATACTTGTTTCAGCTACGAGGAAGACCTTTTGACTTAT GCTTGGAATAACTGGAAAGCAGGAACACCCTCAAATATTATAGATCAAAATTTGAGAAATGGATCAACAACGGATATGATGAGATGCATTCACATTGGATTACTTTGTGTTCAAGAAGCTATATCTGAAAGACCATCCATGGCTTCCATACTTTTCATGCTAAGTAGCTATTCTTGCACTCTTCCTTTGCCTTCTAAACCATCTATTTTCATTTATAGCAACACTGGATCTATTGTGTCATATTCAAGGCACATTAATATTACTGAAGCTCAAGCTCGCACACCGTCAAGAAACGAACTCACCGTTTCCGAAATGTATCCTCGTTGA